The Pontibacillus halophilus JSM 076056 = DSM 19796 genome includes a window with the following:
- a CDS encoding CamS family sex pheromone protein: protein MKRVITAAIGSILLLAGCTPAYESGTDVVQETEDAGKQTTFVPSYSISDDLYRTPMEKQYNTSESRGVILNQVNNRLDIDELEVGLRRLSKDDYPPEDFLFREGQYLTKSVLFDWLERSSKTEEGLNPAIKDDSVKKQHEDHPRYLAHIVEQNYLKKNDEGNYELGGVSLGLALRSIYTFRTEQGGPQFEEPISEEEMLKEGKKLAQTVLERLREMDSLENVPVSISLYRLEGSGSMVPGNFVSKTEVDSGSNQIEEWTSIKEDYILFPSSEAEKEHFDDAQLINSFEDEINNYFPNYVGVIGKGFYKDDELQEMKIDIPIEFQGKAEVIGFTQYVYGLIKETFPNYFHIEVNIESSYGQESLIVREPGESDPYVHIYDQ, encoded by the coding sequence ATGAAACGGGTCATAACGGCAGCAATCGGAAGCATCCTGCTCCTAGCAGGATGTACCCCTGCCTACGAAAGTGGAACAGACGTCGTACAAGAGACAGAAGACGCTGGCAAACAGACAACCTTTGTCCCGAGCTACAGCATCTCAGATGACCTTTACCGAACGCCAATGGAGAAGCAATACAACACAAGCGAATCACGAGGTGTCATCTTGAACCAAGTGAACAACCGACTCGACATCGACGAACTTGAAGTCGGGCTGCGCCGCTTGTCGAAGGATGACTACCCACCAGAGGATTTCTTGTTCCGAGAAGGACAATACTTAACGAAGAGTGTTCTATTTGACTGGCTGGAACGAAGCTCAAAGACAGAAGAAGGGCTTAACCCAGCCATTAAGGACGACAGTGTCAAGAAACAACATGAAGACCACCCGCGCTACTTGGCCCACATTGTCGAGCAGAACTATTTGAAGAAGAATGACGAAGGCAACTATGAGCTTGGCGGTGTATCGTTAGGCCTTGCCCTTAGGAGCATCTACACCTTCCGTACAGAACAAGGTGGCCCACAATTTGAAGAGCCAATTTCTGAGGAAGAGATGCTGAAAGAAGGGAAGAAGCTAGCCCAGACAGTGCTTGAACGGTTAAGAGAAATGGATAGCCTAGAAAACGTACCTGTATCCATTAGTCTCTACAGATTAGAAGGCTCGGGATCTATGGTGCCAGGCAACTTCGTCTCGAAAACGGAAGTGGACTCAGGCAGCAACCAGATTGAAGAATGGACATCGATTAAAGAAGACTACATCCTCTTCCCATCGAGCGAAGCAGAGAAAGAACACTTCGACGATGCCCAGCTTATTAATAGTTTCGAAGATGAAATTAACAACTACTTCCCGAACTACGTTGGCGTAATCGGGAAAGGATTCTACAAAGACGACGAACTTCAGGAAATGAAGATTGATATCCCAATCGAATTCCAAGGCAAGGCTGAGGTCATTGGCTTCACTCAATACGTGTACGGGTTAATTAAAGAAACATTCCCGAACTATTTCCATATTGAAGTGAACATCGAATCAAGCTACGGCCAAGAAAGTCTCATCGTACGCGAACCAGGCGAATCCGACCCATACGTCCACATTTACGACCAATAA
- a CDS encoding heptaprenylglyceryl phosphate synthase codes for MNEIKQWEHVFKLDPNKHISDDDLEKVCESGTDAIIVGGTDDVTFEGVLDLLARIRRYEVPCALEVSNHEAITPGFDYVFIPTVLNSRDREWILGAHHQAVKEYGDLIDWDELFLEGYCILNPDAKAFAYSNSIMPDEEDVIAYARMAEHFFHLPIFYMEYSGMYGDPSLVQKVSKTLDQTRLFYGGGIATSEDARTMAAYADTVIVGNSIYENLEAALKTVQAVKNND; via the coding sequence ATGAACGAGATTAAACAATGGGAGCATGTGTTTAAATTAGATCCCAATAAACATATAAGCGACGATGATTTAGAGAAGGTGTGCGAATCTGGAACGGACGCCATTATTGTCGGCGGAACCGATGATGTGACGTTTGAAGGCGTGCTTGATTTGCTCGCTCGGATTCGTCGATATGAGGTGCCTTGTGCGCTTGAAGTGTCGAATCATGAAGCTATTACGCCAGGCTTCGACTATGTCTTTATTCCAACGGTACTTAATAGTCGGGACCGGGAATGGATTCTTGGTGCGCATCATCAGGCGGTGAAGGAATATGGTGACCTTATTGATTGGGACGAGCTTTTCTTGGAGGGGTATTGTATTTTAAACCCTGATGCGAAGGCATTCGCGTACTCCAATTCAATCATGCCAGATGAAGAAGACGTCATTGCCTATGCGCGTATGGCGGAGCATTTCTTCCATTTGCCAATCTTCTACATGGAATATAGCGGCATGTACGGGGACCCGAGCCTCGTTCAGAAAGTCAGTAAAACGCTCGACCAGACGCGACTCTTCTACGGTGGTGGCATTGCTACTTCAGAAGATGCGAGAACGATGGCGGCGTATGCAGATACCGTGATCGTGGGAAATAGTATCTATGAGAATCTTGAAGCTGCTTTAAAAACGGTTCAAGCGGTTAAGAATAACGATTAG
- the pcrA gene encoding DNA helicase PcrA: MSPLTNDLLKGLNEQQQEAVKHTNGPLLIMAGAGSGKTRVLTHRIAYLLSEKDVSARNVLAITFTNKAAREMKDRVRDIVGPEAYDMLISTFHSMCVRILRRDIDRIGYDRNFSILDSTDQLSVIKQILKDLNLDPKKFDPRAMLGMISNSKNELKTAEDVTKAAANYYDQTMAQVYEQYQKRLRKNQSLDFDDLIMQTLTLFDRVPEVLEYYQNRFQYIHVDEYQDTNHAQYQLVKMLANRFENLCVVGDSDQSIYRWRGADIQNIMNFEKDYPSSRVILLEQNYRSTKSILDAANQVIDNNSGRKPKRLWTQNDDGALIQYYKAPTERHEGIYLTNQIEKLIREKDYRYKDFAVLYRTNAQSRTVEETFMKANVPYQIVGGTKFYDRKEIKDLLSYLRLIANPNDDISFSRVVNEPKRGFGKTSLENLQMYAARHDLSLYAAALEADQIGLSKKATRVVIDFVNMIKNWTQMQDYLTATDLVDEVLEKTGYEEMLKNDKSLESQSRLENINEFMSVTKNFEETAEDKSLIAFLTDLALVADIDSMDEDPSADDQVTLMTLHSAKGLEFPVVFLIGMEESVFPHSRALMDDEELEEERRLAYVGITRAEQQLFITHAQMRTLFGKTNMNPMSRFIDEIPQEYIEGREQPSNAGGFNDPAPTGFGGGFESGDRQPAQPKRKAKKISRPTTGGEDVAWNVGDKVVHNKWGTGTVVKVTGEGDSMELDIAFPPPNGIKRLLAKFAPITKA, translated from the coding sequence ATGAGCCCGTTGACGAACGATTTGCTGAAAGGCTTAAACGAACAGCAACAAGAAGCTGTAAAACATACAAATGGTCCTCTCTTGATTATGGCAGGAGCAGGAAGTGGCAAGACGCGTGTGCTAACCCACCGCATTGCATATTTACTTAGCGAGAAAGACGTGTCAGCGCGTAACGTATTAGCAATTACGTTCACAAATAAAGCTGCGCGTGAGATGAAGGACCGTGTTCGTGACATTGTGGGACCTGAAGCGTACGACATGCTAATTTCAACGTTTCACTCCATGTGTGTCCGGATTTTACGCCGTGACATCGACCGCATTGGCTACGACCGAAACTTCTCAATTCTAGACTCAACAGACCAGTTGTCCGTCATTAAGCAAATTCTGAAAGACCTGAATTTGGACCCTAAGAAGTTTGACCCACGTGCCATGCTCGGAATGATTAGTAACTCGAAGAACGAATTAAAGACAGCTGAAGATGTGACTAAAGCGGCTGCAAACTACTACGACCAGACGATGGCACAAGTCTATGAACAATATCAGAAGCGCCTTCGCAAGAATCAGTCCCTCGACTTTGATGACTTGATTATGCAGACGCTCACTCTATTCGATCGTGTTCCGGAAGTGCTTGAATATTATCAGAACCGATTCCAGTACATTCACGTCGATGAGTACCAGGATACGAACCACGCCCAGTATCAGCTTGTGAAGATGCTTGCGAACCGATTCGAGAACTTGTGTGTGGTTGGGGACTCTGACCAGTCAATTTATCGCTGGCGTGGAGCGGATATTCAGAACATCATGAACTTCGAGAAGGACTACCCATCTTCTCGTGTCATTTTACTTGAACAGAACTACCGTTCTACAAAGTCCATCTTGGATGCGGCGAACCAAGTCATCGACAACAACAGCGGTCGTAAACCGAAGCGACTCTGGACGCAGAATGACGATGGTGCGCTTATTCAATACTATAAGGCGCCGACTGAGCGTCACGAAGGAATTTATTTAACGAACCAAATTGAAAAACTCATTAGGGAGAAAGATTACCGCTATAAAGACTTTGCGGTGCTTTATCGTACGAATGCTCAGTCTCGTACGGTGGAGGAAACGTTCATGAAAGCGAACGTTCCCTATCAGATTGTCGGCGGAACAAAGTTCTACGACCGTAAAGAAATTAAAGACTTACTTTCTTACCTTCGCTTGATTGCGAATCCGAATGACGATATCAGTTTCTCTCGTGTTGTGAATGAACCGAAGCGTGGCTTTGGAAAGACTTCCCTTGAGAACTTACAGATGTATGCAGCACGACACGACCTTTCGTTATACGCTGCAGCGCTCGAAGCAGACCAAATTGGCTTGAGTAAGAAAGCGACGCGTGTGGTTATTGATTTCGTGAACATGATTAAGAACTGGACACAAATGCAGGACTACCTAACAGCAACGGACCTTGTCGATGAAGTGCTTGAGAAGACAGGCTATGAGGAAATGCTGAAGAACGACAAGAGTCTTGAATCGCAAAGCCGCCTTGAGAACATTAATGAGTTTATGTCTGTTACGAAGAACTTCGAAGAAACAGCAGAAGACAAGTCACTTATCGCTTTCTTAACAGACCTAGCCCTTGTAGCGGACATCGATTCAATGGATGAAGACCCATCAGCAGATGACCAAGTAACGCTTATGACGCTTCACTCCGCGAAGGGACTCGAGTTCCCGGTCGTCTTCTTAATCGGTATGGAAGAGAGCGTCTTTCCGCACAGCCGTGCTCTTATGGATGATGAGGAGCTTGAAGAAGAGCGCCGCCTCGCATATGTAGGAATTACGCGTGCAGAGCAACAATTATTCATTACTCACGCCCAAATGCGTACCCTATTTGGTAAGACGAATATGAATCCGATGAGTCGCTTTATTGATGAGATTCCTCAAGAATATATTGAAGGTCGCGAGCAACCGTCGAACGCCGGTGGCTTTAACGACCCAGCACCAACCGGCTTTGGTGGTGGATTTGAAAGCGGAGACCGTCAACCTGCCCAGCCGAAGCGAAAAGCGAAGAAGATTTCCCGTCCGACAACAGGGGGCGAGGATGTCGCATGGAACGTTGGCGATAAGGTGGTCCATAACAAATGGGGAACAGGTACCGTTGTGAAAGTAACCGGTGAAGGCGACTCCATGGAGCTTGATATTGCCTTCCCACCACCGAATGGTATTAAGCGCCTGCTCGCTAAATTCGCACCGATTACGAAAGCATAA
- the ligA gene encoding NAD-dependent DNA ligase LigA yields MTKDEANVRINELRDLLERYNREYHELDQPSVPDSEYDARLRELIELEEAHPDLLTPDSPSQRVGGEPLDAFQKVQHAIPMLSLGNAFNEDELRDFDRRVREGTDEDIQYVCELKIDGLAVSLRYENGQFIRGATRGDGTTGEDITKNLKTIKSIPLRISEDETIEVRGEAFMPHRSFLALNEVREQDGVEVFANPRNAAAGSLRQLDPKIAANRNLDIFLYGAGEWEAGEFDTHSERLQYMKQLGLKTNPEWRSCKDIDEVIQYVNEWTEKRSELNYEIDGIVIKVDSLDAQEELGFTAKSPRFATAYKFPAEEKITKLIRIELNVGRTGVVTPTAVLEPVQVAGTTVQRASLHNEDLIREKDIRIGDTVVIKKAGDIIPEVVRVVDEERTGEEEEFFMPEHCPECGTELVRLEEEVALRCMNPNCPAQLREALIHFVSRNAMNIDGLGEKVIAQLFLNDLVHDISDLYKLQKDQLLELDRMGEKSATKLLQAIETSKQNSLEKLLFGLGIRFVGSKAAQVLAQQFETMDRLKEATVEELVAVEDIGEKMAESIRLYFERPQVEELIQELTSLGLNMNYLGRKKAEVVEDSAVSGKTVVVTGKMESFSRNEIKEQLAALGAKVTSSVSAKTDLLVAGEDAGSKYEKAQELGIEIWDEARLKEVLNR; encoded by the coding sequence ATGACAAAAGATGAAGCGAATGTGCGCATTAACGAGCTGCGTGACCTGCTCGAGCGCTACAACCGTGAGTACCACGAGCTCGACCAGCCGTCTGTTCCAGACTCTGAATATGACGCACGGTTACGCGAGCTAATTGAACTAGAAGAAGCACACCCTGACCTACTTACTCCTGATTCTCCATCCCAACGCGTTGGGGGTGAACCACTCGATGCATTCCAGAAGGTGCAGCACGCCATTCCGATGTTGAGTCTTGGGAATGCGTTTAACGAAGATGAACTACGGGACTTTGATCGTCGGGTGCGAGAAGGCACAGACGAAGATATTCAATACGTATGTGAGTTGAAGATCGACGGACTCGCAGTCTCCCTTCGTTATGAGAACGGCCAATTCATTCGAGGAGCCACACGTGGGGATGGAACGACTGGTGAAGACATTACGAAGAACTTGAAAACAATCAAAAGCATTCCGCTACGTATTTCAGAGGATGAGACGATTGAAGTTCGTGGCGAAGCGTTTATGCCGCATCGCTCCTTCCTTGCTTTGAACGAAGTGCGCGAACAGGATGGCGTCGAAGTATTCGCCAATCCAAGAAATGCTGCGGCAGGATCGCTTCGGCAACTCGATCCGAAGATTGCGGCTAACCGTAACTTAGATATCTTCCTATATGGAGCTGGTGAGTGGGAAGCAGGCGAGTTTGACACGCATAGCGAGCGTCTGCAGTACATGAAGCAACTCGGATTAAAGACAAATCCTGAGTGGCGCAGCTGTAAAGATATCGACGAAGTCATTCAGTACGTAAACGAATGGACCGAGAAGCGTTCTGAACTGAACTATGAAATTGATGGGATTGTTATTAAAGTCGATTCTCTTGATGCTCAAGAGGAACTTGGATTCACGGCGAAGAGTCCGCGCTTTGCAACGGCGTATAAATTCCCAGCCGAAGAGAAAATTACAAAGCTCATTCGGATTGAGTTAAATGTTGGCCGTACCGGTGTTGTTACGCCAACCGCAGTTCTAGAGCCCGTTCAAGTAGCGGGTACGACGGTACAGCGCGCTTCGTTGCACAACGAAGACCTCATCCGAGAGAAGGATATCCGCATCGGCGACACGGTCGTGATTAAGAAAGCGGGCGACATTATCCCAGAAGTAGTACGTGTTGTGGACGAAGAGCGTACTGGCGAGGAAGAGGAATTCTTCATGCCTGAGCATTGCCCAGAGTGTGGTACGGAACTTGTTCGCCTTGAAGAGGAAGTGGCTCTTCGTTGTATGAACCCGAACTGTCCAGCCCAGCTCCGCGAAGCGCTTATTCATTTCGTATCTAGAAATGCGATGAACATTGATGGCCTAGGTGAGAAAGTCATCGCACAACTGTTCCTAAATGACCTTGTGCATGACATCTCTGACTTGTATAAACTACAGAAAGATCAATTGCTTGAGCTTGACCGTATGGGTGAGAAGTCCGCAACGAAATTGCTTCAAGCGATTGAAACGTCGAAGCAGAATTCACTTGAGAAGCTATTGTTCGGACTTGGTATTCGTTTTGTCGGGTCGAAGGCAGCTCAGGTGTTGGCTCAACAGTTTGAAACGATGGACCGTCTGAAGGAAGCGACCGTGGAAGAACTTGTAGCTGTCGAGGATATTGGGGAGAAGATGGCAGAGTCCATTCGTCTTTACTTTGAACGTCCTCAAGTGGAAGAGCTCATCCAAGAGCTTACTTCCCTTGGATTGAACATGAACTACCTCGGCCGTAAGAAAGCAGAAGTCGTTGAAGACTCCGCCGTTTCTGGGAAAACGGTCGTTGTCACGGGGAAAATGGAGTCCTTCAGCCGTAATGAAATTAAAGAACAGCTAGCTGCCCTAGGGGCGAAAGTAACCAGCAGTGTAAGTGCGAAGACAGACCTTCTTGTCGCAGGGGAAGATGCGGGATCGAAGTATGAGAAAGCACAAGAGCTTGGCATCGAAATTTGGGACGAAGCCCGTCTCAAAGAAGTGTTAAACCGTTAG
- a CDS encoding glycine--tRNA ligase, whose amino-acid sequence MSKNMEELVSHAKHRGFIFQGSEIYGGLANTWDYGPLGVELKNNVKRAWWQKFVQETPLNVGLDASILMNTKTWEASGHLGNFNDPMVDCKQCKSRHRADKLIEDKLEEEGKEMVVDGLPFEEMEKMIEEHDIKCPVCGEHDFTGVRQFNLMFKTHQGVTETSGNEIYLRPETAQGIFTNFKNVQRSMRKKLPFGIAQVGKSFRNEITPGNFTFRTREFEQMELEFFVKPGEELEWYDHWKETSHNWLLNLGLNPDNLRLREHDSDELSHYSNATTDIEFKFPFGWGELWGIASRTDFDLSRHAEHSGEDFQYIDQENNDRYIPYVIEPSLGADRVTLAFLSDAYQEEELEDGSSRTVMRFHPAIAPYKAAIFPLSKKIGDGAKEVFAQLAKHFNVDYDDAGSIGKRYRRHDEIGTPFCITYDFDSQEDEQVTVRDRDTMEQTRMPISELRSFIESKMEY is encoded by the coding sequence ATGTCCAAAAACATGGAAGAATTAGTATCACACGCCAAGCACCGTGGCTTCATTTTCCAAGGTTCTGAAATCTACGGCGGCCTTGCGAACACATGGGATTATGGTCCCCTAGGCGTTGAATTAAAGAATAACGTTAAACGAGCTTGGTGGCAAAAGTTCGTCCAAGAAACACCACTAAACGTAGGCTTGGACGCATCTATCTTAATGAACACGAAAACATGGGAAGCCTCTGGTCACCTAGGAAACTTCAACGACCCAATGGTGGACTGTAAGCAGTGTAAATCCCGTCACCGTGCCGATAAATTAATTGAAGATAAACTTGAAGAAGAAGGCAAAGAGATGGTCGTAGACGGTCTTCCATTTGAAGAGATGGAGAAGATGATCGAAGAACACGACATCAAATGTCCAGTCTGTGGCGAACACGATTTCACTGGCGTTCGTCAATTCAACCTAATGTTCAAAACACACCAAGGTGTTACAGAGACTTCTGGTAACGAAATTTACCTTCGTCCTGAAACTGCACAAGGAATCTTCACAAACTTCAAGAACGTTCAGCGTTCGATGCGTAAGAAGCTACCATTCGGTATTGCTCAAGTTGGTAAGAGCTTCCGTAACGAAATCACGCCTGGTAACTTCACGTTCCGCACACGTGAATTTGAACAAATGGAGCTTGAATTCTTCGTTAAGCCTGGTGAAGAACTAGAATGGTATGACCACTGGAAAGAAACAAGCCACAACTGGTTATTAAACCTTGGTCTAAATCCTGATAACCTTCGCCTACGCGAGCACGATTCTGATGAGTTGTCTCACTACAGTAATGCAACAACTGATATCGAATTTAAATTCCCATTCGGTTGGGGTGAACTATGGGGCATTGCATCCCGTACAGACTTTGACCTAAGCCGCCATGCGGAGCATTCCGGTGAAGACTTCCAATACATCGATCAAGAAAACAACGACCGTTACATCCCATATGTAATCGAGCCATCCCTTGGTGCGGACCGCGTCACACTTGCTTTCTTGTCTGATGCTTATCAAGAAGAAGAACTAGAAGACGGCTCATCCCGTACGGTCATGCGCTTCCACCCAGCAATCGCTCCGTACAAAGCAGCCATCTTCCCACTTTCTAAGAAGATTGGCGACGGCGCGAAAGAAGTATTCGCTCAACTAGCGAAACACTTCAACGTCGACTACGACGACGCAGGCTCCATCGGAAAACGCTACCGCCGTCACGACGAAATCGGCACACCATTCTGCATCACGTACGACTTCGACTCCCAAGAAGACGAACAAGTAACCGTACGCGACCGCGACACAATGGAACAAACCCGCATGCCAATCTCAGAACTCCGCTCCTTTATTGAGAGCAA